A region of Cellulophaga sp. RHA19 DNA encodes the following proteins:
- a CDS encoding DinB family protein, with product MEKKEQNSSRRSFIKNASLLTMGTSSLLAFPLGKPTTTIYTQDTDINIIGPKEGYSSQIGTLVSMMTWMRMVILAPVRNMSISDLDYLVDDNANSIGAMLMHLAATERFYQIHTFNDKAWGDWPKEDTKRWSIASGLGDKARKKIKGNELSYYLDALDEVRQNTLKEFANRDDKWLLKVDEKFPWAPTNNYCKWFHVCEHESNHNGQFKFIKSRILA from the coding sequence ATGGAAAAAAAAGAACAAAACAGCAGTAGAAGATCTTTTATTAAAAATGCATCTTTGCTTACAATGGGAACAAGTAGTTTATTAGCTTTTCCGCTAGGCAAACCTACAACTACTATTTACACACAAGATACAGATATAAATATTATTGGTCCTAAAGAAGGTTACAGTTCGCAAATAGGAACCTTGGTTTCGATGATGACATGGATGCGAATGGTTATACTTGCTCCAGTGCGTAATATGAGTATTTCTGATTTAGATTATTTAGTAGATGACAATGCTAACTCTATTGGAGCAATGCTCATGCATTTAGCTGCAACAGAACGCTTTTACCAAATACATACTTTTAATGACAAAGCTTGGGGAGATTGGCCTAAAGAGGATACTAAAAGATGGAGTATTGCTTCTGGATTGGGAGATAAAGCTCGTAAAAAAATAAAAGGTAATGAATTAAGTTATTATTTAGATGCTTTAGACGAAGTAAGACAAAATACACTAAAAGAATTTGCTAATAGAGATGACAAATGGTTATTAAAAGTTGACGAAAAATTTCCTTGGGCTCCAACAAATAACTACTGTAAATGGTTTCACGTATGTGAGCACGAGTCTAACCACAATGGGCAATTTAAATTTATAAAAAGTAGAATACTAGCATAG
- a CDS encoding DUF6923 family protein: MTKILPLKTYLLLLSVVFCALSTTAQSEPFECDYNAYLFQTNDIYALDLASGSSYLVAADVVPGNINAAAYNSADGYIWGYLSSPQISIVQIGKDFTPTVHTIPELPNNGNKYVGDINLDGIYYLRAGGSTYYAIDLNPESNNYLGYIGSYTLDTSISIHDWAFNSVDGKLYAVSKGTNRLYRITAETGAVEDLGEVPILSGFNYTYGAVYFDVDGNLYISANQTGSVYKINEVQNISSNLMISNIFAFGPASSSNDGARCPTAPVPQEDCINGIDDDGDGLVDCDDPSCSGISLCPAITTTSGGNDGGLESNDRLANLITNRNYNRVKNNYIFDKTTAKQVIKDKGYKLSGKYSSDNIPLSALVPLNVLGETSTIESSPADLLALTNASDIFSVDYLKGEQTIGALMVIKTDNTVYEHSKFICDRFLGAELLSVSNLNIRDNNFIKSIIKQADGSKEFALSFSARVNPNNSFTVESHWNIDAYEKDNMFYNFQIWSNSVDDLVVMAEEILSLLEANAAIEGYKGSTPPPVFVRSAKYTNGTVEMTVVNTNVSKKMTLEGGLKRTETSETDMVTLQASLDRYIDTVVVETGALFDLGFRLKNEKGDTPDDLFVADAPWGVDSSTATTDVTMYEVEQNSSPYLGDGYRIERNVHLKGTTQEYIGTYRAFNPRFLAVDLSEYKQLSFTASGTGTLEVKLLKASGEPYVTTVELTNEEQRFVLEDNDFKNEFGGDTDFNSLKVLLFNLKSGDGSLQEKELQLSDIDFNNTEERNAYLEKNRTKSVLLPNPVQNNTTLYFFEELPSTYTLEIYTVSGTLMPAYTIVGSAKQGQNSIDVNVSSLATGIYLYKLISSNNAIWSGKMIKK, encoded by the coding sequence ATGACTAAAATTTTACCTTTAAAAACCTACTTGCTGCTACTTAGTGTGGTATTCTGTGCTTTAAGTACAACTGCACAGTCAGAGCCTTTTGAGTGCGATTATAATGCGTACCTCTTTCAAACAAATGATATTTATGCTCTAGATTTAGCATCTGGAAGTTCATACCTAGTAGCAGCCGATGTTGTACCAGGAAACATTAATGCTGCAGCATACAACTCTGCAGATGGTTACATTTGGGGGTATTTGTCTTCTCCGCAAATTTCTATTGTGCAAATAGGTAAAGACTTTACGCCTACAGTGCACACTATTCCTGAATTACCAAATAATGGAAATAAGTATGTTGGAGACATTAACTTAGATGGAATTTATTATTTAAGGGCAGGAGGTTCTACATATTACGCAATAGATTTAAATCCTGAATCTAATAATTACTTAGGGTACATTGGATCTTATACTTTGGATACTAGTATTAGTATTCATGATTGGGCTTTTAATTCTGTAGACGGTAAATTATATGCGGTTAGTAAAGGTACAAATAGGTTATATAGAATTACAGCAGAAACAGGTGCCGTAGAAGATTTGGGTGAAGTACCAATCTTATCGGGTTTTAATTACACCTATGGAGCTGTTTATTTTGATGTAGATGGTAATCTTTATATATCTGCAAACCAAACAGGATCTGTTTACAAAATTAATGAGGTGCAAAACATAAGTTCTAACCTTATGATATCTAATATTTTTGCCTTTGGACCAGCAAGTTCTTCTAATGACGGAGCACGTTGTCCTACAGCTCCAGTACCACAAGAAGATTGTATTAATGGTATAGATGATGACGGAGACGGACTTGTAGATTGTGATGATCCTTCTTGTTCAGGAATTAGTTTATGTCCTGCAATTACAACAACATCTGGAGGTAATGATGGAGGTTTAGAGAGTAATGATAGACTTGCAAACCTTATTACAAACAGAAATTACAATAGAGTAAAAAACAATTATATTTTTGATAAAACTACAGCCAAGCAGGTTATAAAAGATAAAGGATACAAATTAAGCGGAAAATATTCTAGTGATAATATACCGTTATCTGCTCTTGTACCATTAAATGTTTTAGGAGAAACTAGTACAATAGAATCTTCTCCTGCAGATTTGTTAGCATTAACTAATGCAAGTGATATTTTTTCTGTAGATTATTTAAAAGGAGAGCAAACCATTGGTGCTCTAATGGTTATAAAAACAGATAATACTGTTTATGAACACAGTAAATTTATATGCGATCGTTTTTTAGGAGCAGAATTACTTTCTGTATCTAATTTAAATATAAGAGATAATAATTTTATAAAATCTATAATTAAACAAGCAGATGGTAGCAAGGAGTTTGCTTTGTCTTTTTCTGCAAGAGTTAATCCAAATAATAGTTTTACAGTAGAGTCTCACTGGAATATTGATGCATATGAAAAAGATAATATGTTTTACAATTTTCAAATATGGTCTAATTCTGTAGATGATTTGGTTGTTATGGCAGAAGAAATTTTATCTCTGCTTGAAGCCAATGCTGCAATAGAAGGTTATAAGGGTTCTACACCACCACCTGTATTTGTAAGATCTGCAAAATATACAAACGGTACTGTAGAAATGACAGTTGTAAACACAAACGTATCTAAAAAAATGACTTTGGAGGGTGGTTTAAAAAGAACAGAAACTAGTGAAACTGATATGGTTACATTACAGGCTTCTTTAGATAGGTATATAGACACAGTAGTTGTAGAAACTGGTGCTTTGTTTGATTTAGGTTTTAGGCTTAAAAATGAAAAAGGAGATACTCCGGATGATTTATTTGTTGCAGATGCACCTTGGGGAGTAGATAGTTCTACAGCTACTACAGATGTAACAATGTATGAAGTGGAACAAAACAGTTCGCCTTATTTAGGAGATGGGTATAGAATAGAGCGTAATGTACATTTAAAAGGAACAACACAAGAATATATTGGTACTTACAGAGCGTTTAATCCAAGGTTTTTAGCAGTAGATTTATCAGAATATAAGCAGTTGTCTTTTACAGCTTCTGGCACTGGTACATTAGAAGTAAAACTATTAAAAGCATCAGGAGAACCGTATGTAACAACAGTGGAATTAACTAATGAGGAACAACGTTTTGTACTAGAAGACAATGACTTTAAAAATGAATTTGGTGGCGATACAGATTTTAATTCATTAAAAGTATTGTTATTTAACTTAAAGTCTGGTGATGGCTCTTTACAGGAAAAAGAATTGCAATTGTCTGATATTGATTTTAATAACACAGAAGAGCGTAATGCTTATTTAGAAAAAAATAGGACTAAATCTGTATTATTACCTAATCCTGTACAGAATAATACAACACTATACTTTTTTGAAGAGTTACCAAGTACTTACACACTAGAAATTTATACTGTATCAGGAACATTAATGCCTGCGTACACTATAGTTGGGAGTGCAAAACAAGGACAAAATAGCATAGATGTTAACGTGTCTAGTTTGGCAACAGGAATTTACCTTTACAAGTTAATTAGCTCTAACAATGCTATTTGGAGTGGTAAAATGATAAAAAAATAA
- a CDS encoding AMP-dependent synthetase/ligase → MQEVTRLFDFPYYQLKEYNLQKSLATKHNDKWEYMSTQEYLDKANTMSRALLRLGVSKNDKIAVISSTNRMEWNIMDIGILQLGAQNVPVYPTISEEDYAYVLNHSEAKYCFISCKDVFDKVNQIKDQVPSLIEVYSFDELDNCKNWSEILDLGKDKSNQDEVEKLKDSVKPTDLATLIYTSGTTGRPKGVMLSHDNLVSNALESFKRIPIALGTSKALSFLPLCHVYERMLIYLYQYCGAAIHYAPIDQISEYAQEVHPQVMTAVPRLLEKVYDKIIAKGTALTGFQKKAFFWAVEVGLQYEPYQQNGWWYEKKLGLARKLVFSKWKAALGGEVGVMASGSAALQPRLARVFNAAGFGVMEGYGLTETSPVISVNDMRNGGFRIGTVGKPLDRTEVKIAEDGEICIKGPQVMMGYYKDDAKTAEVIIDGYFHTGDIGEIDSDGFLKITDRKKEMFKTSGGKYVAPQLLENRCKQSRFIDQVMVIGEGEKMPAAFIQPDFDFVKEWAKRYNITITSNEDLVTNEKVIARFQEEVDAANENFAKWEKIKQFRLTPDVWSIEGGQVTPTLKLRRKIIKEKYKALYNDIYGY, encoded by the coding sequence ATGCAAGAAGTAACTAGATTATTTGACTTTCCTTATTATCAATTAAAAGAGTACAACCTACAAAAGTCATTAGCAACTAAGCACAATGACAAGTGGGAATATATGTCTACCCAAGAGTACTTAGACAAAGCAAATACAATGAGTAGAGCCCTATTAAGATTAGGTGTTTCTAAAAACGATAAAATTGCCGTGATATCTTCTACCAATAGAATGGAGTGGAATATTATGGATATTGGTATTCTTCAATTGGGTGCGCAAAATGTACCTGTATACCCTACTATTTCAGAAGAAGATTATGCATATGTATTAAATCATTCTGAAGCAAAATATTGCTTTATTTCTTGTAAAGATGTTTTTGACAAAGTAAATCAAATAAAAGACCAAGTACCGTCTTTAATAGAAGTTTACTCTTTTGATGAATTAGATAATTGTAAAAACTGGTCTGAAATTTTAGATCTTGGTAAAGACAAATCTAACCAAGATGAAGTAGAAAAATTAAAAGACTCTGTTAAGCCAACAGATTTGGCAACACTTATATACACTTCTGGTACAACCGGAAGACCTAAAGGTGTTATGTTATCACACGATAACCTAGTAAGCAACGCGTTAGAAAGTTTTAAAAGAATACCAATAGCATTAGGAACATCAAAAGCCTTAAGCTTTTTACCATTGTGCCACGTATATGAGCGCATGCTTATTTACTTATATCAGTACTGTGGTGCAGCTATACACTATGCTCCCATAGACCAAATTAGTGAATATGCACAAGAAGTGCACCCACAAGTAATGACGGCTGTACCAAGATTATTAGAAAAAGTATACGATAAAATTATTGCCAAAGGAACTGCTTTAACTGGTTTTCAAAAAAAAGCATTCTTTTGGGCTGTAGAAGTAGGTTTACAATATGAACCATACCAACAAAATGGCTGGTGGTACGAGAAAAAATTAGGCTTGGCTAGGAAATTAGTTTTTAGCAAGTGGAAAGCTGCCCTTGGTGGCGAAGTTGGCGTTATGGCTTCTGGTAGTGCTGCCTTACAACCAAGACTTGCACGTGTATTTAACGCTGCTGGATTTGGTGTTATGGAAGGATACGGACTAACTGAAACATCGCCAGTAATATCTGTAAACGATATGCGTAATGGCGGATTTAGAATTGGTACCGTGGGTAAACCATTAGACCGCACAGAAGTTAAAATAGCTGAAGACGGAGAAATATGCATTAAAGGTCCACAAGTAATGATGGGCTATTACAAGGATGATGCTAAAACTGCAGAAGTAATTATAGACGGTTATTTTCATACAGGAGACATAGGAGAAATAGATTCAGATGGTTTCTTAAAAATTACAGACCGTAAAAAAGAAATGTTTAAAACATCTGGTGGTAAATATGTAGCTCCACAGTTATTAGAAAACAGATGTAAACAATCTAGGTTTATAGATCAAGTAATGGTAATTGGTGAAGGCGAAAAAATGCCTGCAGCTTTTATTCAGCCAGATTTTGATTTTGTTAAAGAATGGGCTAAACGTTACAATATTACCATTACAAGTAATGAGGACTTGGTTACTAATGAAAAGGTAATAGCTCGTTTTCAGGAAGAGGTAGACGCTGCCAATGAAAACTTTGCTAAATGGGAAAAAATTAAACAATTTAGACTTACTCCAGATGTTTGGAGTATAGAAGGCGGACAAGTTACTCCTACTTTAAAATTACGTAGAAAAATAATAAAAGAGAAATACAAGGCTCTTTACAATGATATTTACGGATATTAA
- a CDS encoding MarR family winged helix-turn-helix transcriptional regulator translates to MKEITIDYALRETWLAVAKMYNEEAKNHNNTMAMAFTLLSIDPKTGTASTALGPKMGMEATSLSRILKSLEAKEFIVRKPNPNDGRGVIIHLTDIGLQKRTLSKDTVFQFNSTVKANISEEKLNNFFEVTETINSLIAKKEIFK, encoded by the coding sequence ATGAAAGAGATTACCATAGATTATGCTTTACGAGAAACTTGGCTAGCGGTAGCTAAGATGTATAATGAAGAAGCAAAAAACCATAATAATACAATGGCAATGGCTTTTACTTTATTAAGCATAGACCCAAAAACAGGTACTGCATCTACTGCATTAGGACCAAAAATGGGGATGGAAGCCACCAGCTTATCTAGAATACTTAAAAGTTTAGAAGCAAAAGAGTTTATAGTTCGTAAACCCAACCCTAATGATGGCAGAGGTGTAATTATTCACTTAACAGATATTGGATTACAAAAAAGAACGTTATCTAAAGACACTGTCTTTCAGTTTAACAGTACTGTTAAAGCTAATATATCAGAAGAAAAGCTAAACAATTTTTTTGAGGTTACAGAAACAATCAACTCGCTTATAGCTAAAAAAGAGATTTTTAAATAA
- a CDS encoding 3-hydroxyacyl-CoA dehydrogenase/enoyl-CoA hydratase family protein, translated as MNKHIKKIAIIGSGIMGSGIACHFANIGVEVLLLDIVPRELNDKEKAKGLTLEDKVVRNRLVNDALKASLKSKPSPIYSQKFANRITTGNLEDDISKVADVDWIMEVVVERLDIKQQVFEKLEKYRTPGTLITSNTSGIPIHFMSEGRSEDFQKNFCGTHFFNPARYLNLFEIIPGPKTDAAVLEFLNGYGEKFLGKTSVVVKDTPAFIGNRIGIFSIQSLFHAVKDLDLTIEEVDKLSGPVIGRPKSATFRTVDVVGLDTLVHVANGIRENCPKDERLELFKLPDFINTMMENKWLGSKTGQGFYKKTVSAEGKKEILSLDLNTLEYRSAKKAKFATLELTKTVDKVVDRFKILVKGKDKAGEFYRKSFTALFAYVSNRIPEITDELYKIDDAMKAGFGWEHGPFQIWDAIGVEKGIELMKAEGLEPAAWVNEMVASGNTSFYTVKDGASFFYDIPSKQQAKIPGQDSFIILDNIRKTSEVFKNSGVVVEDLGDGILNVEFQSKMNTIGGDVLAGLNKAIDLAEKDFAGLVVGNQAANFSVGANIGMIFMMAAEQEYDELNMAIKYFQDTMMRMRYSSIPTISAPHGMALGGGCELSLHADKVVAAAETYMGLVEFGVGVIPGGGGSKEMALRASDLFSKGDVQLNVLQEHFLTIGMAKVSTSAYEAFDSNLLQKGKDIVVVNKARQIAVAKQHAKLMADMGYTQPVRRTDVKVLGKQALGMFLVGTDSMEDSNYISEHDHKIANKLAYVMAGGDLSEPTLVSEQYLLDLEREAFLSLCTERKTLERIQHMLTKGKPLRN; from the coding sequence ATGAACAAACACATTAAAAAAATAGCCATAATTGGCTCTGGTATTATGGGTAGTGGCATTGCCTGTCACTTTGCAAATATTGGTGTAGAAGTGCTATTGTTAGACATTGTTCCTAGAGAACTAAACGACAAAGAAAAAGCAAAAGGCTTAACACTAGAAGATAAGGTAGTTAGGAATAGATTGGTAAACGATGCTCTAAAAGCTTCTTTAAAATCTAAACCCTCTCCTATTTACAGTCAAAAATTTGCAAACAGAATTACAACAGGTAACTTAGAAGATGATATTTCTAAAGTTGCAGATGTAGACTGGATTATGGAAGTTGTTGTTGAAAGGTTAGATATTAAACAACAAGTTTTTGAAAAATTAGAAAAATACAGAACTCCAGGTACGTTAATTACTTCTAACACTTCTGGTATTCCTATACACTTTATGAGTGAAGGTCGTTCTGAAGATTTTCAGAAAAACTTCTGCGGAACTCACTTTTTTAATCCTGCACGTTACTTAAACTTATTTGAAATTATTCCGGGACCAAAAACTGATGCTGCGGTATTAGAATTTTTAAACGGTTACGGAGAGAAATTTTTAGGTAAAACATCTGTAGTAGTTAAAGATACACCTGCTTTTATAGGTAACCGTATTGGTATTTTTAGTATTCAAAGTTTATTTCACGCAGTTAAAGATTTAGACTTAACTATAGAAGAGGTAGATAAATTATCCGGACCAGTAATTGGTCGTCCTAAGTCTGCAACTTTCCGTACAGTAGATGTTGTTGGTTTAGATACTTTAGTACACGTAGCAAACGGTATTAGAGAAAACTGTCCTAAAGACGAACGTTTAGAGCTTTTTAAACTACCAGACTTCATTAATACAATGATGGAGAACAAATGGTTAGGAAGTAAAACGGGACAAGGTTTTTATAAAAAAACAGTTTCAGCAGAAGGTAAAAAAGAAATTTTATCTCTTGACTTAAACACATTAGAATACAGATCTGCTAAAAAAGCAAAATTTGCAACTTTAGAACTTACCAAAACAGTAGATAAAGTAGTAGACAGATTTAAAATATTAGTAAAAGGAAAAGATAAAGCGGGTGAGTTTTACAGAAAAAGCTTTACTGCCTTATTTGCTTACGTATCTAATCGTATTCCAGAAATCACAGATGAGCTATATAAGATTGATGATGCAATGAAAGCTGGTTTTGGATGGGAACACGGTCCTTTTCAGATTTGGGATGCAATTGGAGTAGAAAAAGGTATTGAATTAATGAAAGCCGAAGGTTTAGAGCCTGCTGCTTGGGTAAATGAAATGGTTGCTTCTGGCAATACATCTTTTTACACAGTTAAAGATGGTGCTTCATTCTTTTATGACATTCCTTCTAAACAACAAGCAAAAATTCCAGGTCAGGATTCATTTATCATTCTAGACAATATTAGAAAAACATCAGAAGTATTTAAAAATTCTGGCGTTGTTGTTGAAGATTTAGGTGATGGTATACTTAATGTTGAGTTCCAATCTAAAATGAACACTATTGGTGGTGATGTTTTAGCAGGATTAAACAAAGCTATTGACCTTGCTGAAAAAGACTTTGCTGGATTAGTAGTAGGTAACCAAGCAGCAAACTTTTCTGTAGGTGCTAACATAGGTATGATATTTATGATGGCTGCTGAACAAGAGTATGATGAGCTAAATATGGCTATTAAATACTTCCAAGATACAATGATGCGTATGCGTTACTCATCTATACCAACTATCTCTGCTCCTCACGGTATGGCATTAGGTGGTGGTTGTGAACTATCATTACACGCAGATAAAGTAGTTGCAGCTGCAGAAACTTATATGGGATTAGTAGAGTTTGGTGTAGGTGTTATACCAGGTGGTGGTGGTTCTAAAGAAATGGCTTTAAGAGCATCTGATCTTTTTAGCAAAGGAGATGTACAGTTAAATGTACTACAAGAGCATTTCTTAACTATTGGTATGGCAAAAGTATCTACTTCTGCTTATGAAGCCTTTGACTCTAACCTTTTACAAAAAGGAAAAGATATAGTTGTTGTTAACAAAGCACGCCAAATAGCAGTTGCAAAGCAGCACGCTAAACTAATGGCAGATATGGGCTATACACAACCAGTACGCAGAACAGATGTAAAAGTACTAGGTAAACAAGCTTTAGGTATGTTCCTAGTAGGTACAGATTCTATGGAAGATAGTAACTACATTAGTGAGCACGATCATAAAATTGCAAATAAATTAGCTTATGTAATGGCTGGTGGAGATTTATCTGAACCAACATTGGTAAGTGAGCAATATTTATTGGATTTAGAGCGAGAAGCTTTCCTAAGTTTATGTACAGAACGTAAAACTCTAGAAAGAATTCAGCATATGTTAACTAAAGGGAAACCTCTTAGAAACTAG
- a CDS encoding acetyl-CoA C-acyltransferase, which translates to MKTAYIVKAYRTAVGKAPKGVFRFKRTDELAAETIKHMMTELPSLDPKRIDDVIVGNAMPEGAQGLNMARLISLMGLDIVDVPGVTVNRFCSSGIETIGMATAKIQAGMADCIIAGGAESMSSVPMTGFKPELNYDIVKAGHEDYYWGMGNTAEAVAKQFKVSREDQDEFAFNSHMKALKAQAEDRFQDQIVPIDVEQTYVDANGKKATKKYTVTKDEGPRKGTSKEALAKLRAVFAAGGSVTAGNSSQMSDGAAFVMVMSEDMVKELNLEPIARLVNYAAAGVEPRIMGIGPVKAIPKALKQAGLKQEDLGLIELNEAFASQSLAVIRELDLNPDIINVNGGAIALGHPLGCTGAKLSVQLFDEMRKRDMKGKYGAVTMCVGTGQGACGIFEFLN; encoded by the coding sequence ATGAAAACAGCATATATAGTAAAAGCATACAGAACCGCAGTTGGTAAAGCACCAAAAGGCGTGTTCCGTTTTAAAAGAACAGATGAATTAGCTGCAGAAACCATTAAACATATGATGACTGAGCTACCTAGTTTAGATCCAAAGCGCATTGATGATGTTATTGTGGGTAACGCAATGCCAGAAGGTGCACAAGGTTTAAATATGGCACGTTTAATCTCTTTAATGGGATTAGATATTGTAGATGTTCCTGGGGTAACTGTAAACCGTTTTTGTTCTTCCGGAATAGAAACAATTGGTATGGCTACTGCAAAAATACAAGCCGGTATGGCAGATTGTATTATTGCTGGTGGTGCAGAAAGTATGAGTAGTGTACCAATGACAGGTTTTAAACCAGAATTAAATTATGACATAGTTAAAGCTGGTCATGAAGATTATTATTGGGGAATGGGTAACACTGCAGAAGCGGTTGCAAAGCAGTTTAAAGTTTCTCGTGAAGACCAAGATGAATTTGCATTTAACTCTCATATGAAGGCGTTAAAAGCACAAGCAGAAGATCGTTTTCAGGATCAAATAGTACCAATAGATGTAGAACAAACTTATGTTGATGCTAATGGTAAAAAAGCGACAAAGAAATATACCGTAACTAAAGATGAAGGTCCACGTAAAGGAACAAGTAAAGAAGCTTTAGCTAAATTACGTGCTGTATTTGCTGCTGGTGGTAGTGTTACTGCAGGTAACTCGTCTCAAATGAGTGATGGTGCTGCTTTTGTAATGGTAATGAGCGAGGATATGGTTAAAGAGTTAAACTTAGAGCCAATTGCACGTTTAGTTAATTATGCAGCTGCAGGTGTAGAGCCTCGTATTATGGGTATTGGCCCAGTTAAAGCCATTCCAAAAGCATTAAAGCAAGCAGGTTTAAAACAAGAAGATTTAGGTTTAATTGAGTTAAACGAGGCATTTGCTTCTCAATCTTTAGCTGTAATTAGAGAATTAGATCTTAATCCAGATATTATAAACGTAAACGGTGGTGCAATTGCATTGGGTCACCCATTAGGTTGTACAGGAGCAAAACTTTCTGTTCAACTTTTTGATGAAATGCGTAAGCGTGATATGAAAGGTAAATATGGAGCCGTTACAATGTGCGTAGGTACAGGACAAGGGGCTTGCGGTATATTTGAGTTTCTTAATTAA
- a CDS encoding acyl-CoA dehydrogenase family protein, which yields MADTEKDILRGGQFLVKETNCEDVFTPEDFSEEQTMMKEAVAEFNEREIIAHKARFEAKDYALTEEVMRKAGELGFLGVAVPEAYNGLGMGFVSTVLTCDYISSGTGSFSTAFGAHTGIGTMPITLYGTEEQKQKYVPKLATGEWFGAYCLTEPGAGSDANSGKTTAALSEDGKSYKINGQKMWISNAGFCSLMIVFARIEDDKNITGFIVEYDPENANGITLGEEEHKLGIRASSTRQVFFNDTVVPAENMLAGRGEGFKIAMNALNVGRIKLAAACLDSQRRIVTTGVQYANERKQFKTPISDFGAIKIKLAEMATNAYVGESATYRASKNIEDRIAMREAAGNTHQEAELKGVEEYAIECSILKVAVSEDVQSCADEGIQIFGGMGFSEETPMEAAWRDARIARIYEGTNEINRMLSVGMLVKKAMKGHVDLLGPASEVQSELMGIPSFETPDFSELFSEEKVMIKKLKKTFLMVAGGAVQKFGPQLEEHQQLLIAAADILIEIYMAESAILRTEKNAKRFGEDSQKTQIAMSKLYLYNAVDIIEKKGKESIISFAEGDEQRMMLMGLKRFTKYQNYPDIVDLRNEIAEKVKAENKYCF from the coding sequence ATGGCAGATACAGAAAAAGATATCCTACGCGGAGGTCAATTCTTAGTAAAAGAAACAAATTGCGAAGACGTTTTTACTCCTGAAGATTTTTCAGAAGAACAAACAATGATGAAAGAAGCGGTAGCTGAATTCAACGAACGTGAAATTATAGCGCACAAAGCAAGGTTTGAAGCTAAAGATTATGCATTAACGGAAGAAGTTATGCGTAAAGCTGGAGAATTAGGCTTTTTAGGTGTTGCCGTACCAGAAGCGTACAATGGTTTAGGAATGGGCTTTGTATCTACAGTATTAACGTGTGATTATATCTCTAGTGGTACAGGTTCTTTTAGTACTGCTTTTGGTGCACATACAGGTATAGGTACTATGCCAATTACTCTTTATGGTACAGAGGAACAAAAACAAAAATACGTTCCTAAATTAGCTACTGGCGAGTGGTTTGGCGCTTACTGTTTAACAGAGCCAGGTGCAGGGTCTGATGCTAACTCAGGCAAAACTACTGCTGCACTTTCTGAGGATGGAAAATCGTACAAAATTAACGGACAAAAAATGTGGATATCAAATGCAGGTTTCTGTAGCTTGATGATTGTTTTTGCTCGTATTGAAGATGATAAAAACATTACAGGTTTTATTGTTGAGTATGATCCAGAAAATGCAAACGGAATTACATTAGGTGAAGAAGAGCATAAATTAGGTATTAGAGCTTCATCTACAAGACAAGTTTTCTTTAACGATACTGTTGTTCCTGCAGAAAATATGCTTGCCGGTCGTGGAGAAGGATTTAAAATTGCAATGAACGCATTAAACGTTGGTCGTATTAAATTAGCTGCTGCTTGTTTAGATTCTCAACGTAGAATTGTAACAACAGGTGTACAATATGCTAACGAGCGTAAGCAATTTAAAACTCCTATTTCAGACTTTGGAGCTATTAAAATAAAATTAGCAGAAATGGCAACTAACGCTTACGTTGGTGAGTCTGCAACATACAGAGCTTCTAAAAATATAGAAGACCGTATTGCTATGCGTGAAGCTGCTGGTAACACACACCAAGAGGCAGAACTTAAAGGTGTAGAAGAATATGCTATTGAGTGTTCTATATTAAAAGTTGCAGTATCAGAAGATGTACAGAGTTGTGCAGATGAAGGTATTCAAATTTTTGGAGGTATGGGCTTTTCTGAAGAGACACCTATGGAAGCTGCTTGGAGAGATGCTCGTATTGCTCGTATATACGAAGGTACAAACGAAATTAACCGTATGCTTTCTGTAGGTATGTTGGTTAAAAAAGCAATGAAAGGTCACGTAGATTTATTAGGCCCTGCTAGTGAAGTACAAAGTGAACTAATGGGTATACCATCTTTTGAAACTCCAGATTTTTCTGAGTTGTTTTCAGAAGAAAAAGTAATGATTAAAAAGTTAAAGAAAACTTTTTTAATGGTTGCTGGTGGTGCTGTTCAAAAATTTGGACCGCAATTAGAAGAACACCAACAGTTATTAATTGCTGCTGCTGACATTTTAATTGAAATTTATATGGCAGAATCTGCTATTCTTAGAACTGAGAAAAATGCCAAACGTTTTGGTGAAGATTCTCAGAAAACACAAATAGCAATGTCTAAATTATATTTATACAACGCTGTAGATATTATTGAGAAAAAAGGTAAAGAAAGTATTATTTCTTTTGCTGAAGGTGATGAGCAACGTATGATGTTAATGGGACTTAAACGTTTTACTAAGTACCAAAACTACCCAGACATTGTAGACTTACGTAATGAAATTGCTGAAAAAGTAAAAGCTGAAAACAAATATTGTTTTTAA